Genomic DNA from Macadamia integrifolia cultivar HAES 741 chromosome 6, SCU_Mint_v3, whole genome shotgun sequence:
gtgaataggttatactagtggaattagactcttttcgataaataggtcACTCGTGTGACaacaagttaaaataatgcggagaaaataaaacaagaacaaccacaacacaagatttatagtggttcaactcaattcgagtctagtccactccctacaagaattcTCTTGTaagtattccactagttctccctttcagtacagtaggtagggaagaaaacctttacaatcttttttatggataagagtatccttacaaatctcctttccaagcagagagacgcctttacaatctcttttagaggtagagagagacctttctccttttaggataagagaatccttacaatcctaagtacagtctagaattgtaaaaacagaaattaataagaaatagtggaataagaggaatacctcaagtgtggtgcaaaggatgagaatgaataataaatgatgaatgatgcaccttttgtaaagtcctctcttatggctttgacttgcatagaagagagtagaggactttgattgagacttgagcctcttgttgggatttgtgtaatgggataactcaagtagaaataaacttcttgaatgcttgcaataatactcttaaagctctttcttaatgaatatttaattaagaatgatttgggtatttataggtgaacttagtgaagcattttaagTAGggaatcaggctctaacggacatattctgggtccaccgatCGACCcccatcggtagccgatcgaccgccaagagccgttgtaggcaagatatagccgttggggcacttccaggcagtcaccgatcgaccgggactttcagccggtcgaccgcctatggtctcggacaggtccgATCGACCgaggcttccagccggtcgatcGCCTATGGTTTCGGGCAGTTTGGATCGACCgaggcttccagccggtcgactgccaacatgacatgctctgttttgacagaatgctgtcatactgaccagtcatcagtgttaTGACCATAATTTTTCGAtccgacttcagaatgatctgagatcaattgctttggaatcacaactcaatttcctacaacttctatgaaggattcatctcctgatactaattttaagattccctaaaatacccttgagtcaggttactgtgtgttccacaccacttagagactttccatactaggtcaaggcatgctctatggtcattctagtatgatgcaatgctcatgcatgaggtgagtgcatataagtatgtagaaattacaaattatattaaaataactaatctatcctagtggtcttcttcacttgaaccttccattctttggcccttcatcttttttccttcttgtttgctatttcatgtctttaagcttcatgtcttgattcgaccttctaagtgtttcttcaagctactcacactttatcaaaccaagttaaagatgtatgtttgtttgttaacaccaaaacatggcaaggagtgtggacatatTTCCCAACAGTTTAGGTTCTAACAAATAAGTTgtaacaaatgaaaaaaagaagttacTGCAAATTCAGATTTCCTGTAATCAATAACAGGCTCAATGAATTATAATAGATCATTAATAAATGTTTCCAGGTTAAGCAGTgcatgtattaaaaaaaaaaaaatcagagccATTACACCATTGGGAAAAAGTATAGGTACCCATGGTTAAAAATATCAAACAACTAAAGCAATCCCAAGGCAACAACTATGGTCGAAGCTTCCTCATCAACCACTTCTTCCTGATTGTCACATCCAAAGCAAGAAACATCTTTGCTTTTTGTTCATTTTCCAAAAGATCGCAAGCATCAAGAAACAGATCTTCATCTATATCTGGTATAGCCTTAAGAGCATTAACCACATTTTGTATAGTATTGGGGGAATCGTTCTCTTTCTTATTTGCCAGTGAAGTAACAGCAATTGCCATTTCACGAAGAGCATCCACCATCCTCTGGTCACTGCATCTCTGCATTTTCCTAGAATGTCCTAAGGTTGATGGCAGAGCAAATGGGCGTTTGTTCTGTTGATTAGAGATATCGACAGCCTCATCAGATTGTGATGATGATTCCTGTGTGTCAATAAGTGGATCTCCATGGCCCACAGATGTTGGAGAAATTGGTTCTTCCCACACTTCAATCTCCATTCCTGGCATGTATTTGAGATCTACCTCATGTCCAGAACATCTGTGTCTTCCATCAGTAGTTGGATGTCCATATATCACGCACAAATCATTATAGTTCGGTACTGTTTTAGTTCTATATGATCGTGCTTCAGGGCGTGCCTGCATGCAAAATTGTTCAACACTCTGCATACAAGCTAATGATAATGCAATGTCATAAAAACTGTATGAATATAAAACGCACCTTTAGATAATTATCCCAAACATTATCATCAGCTGTCACCATTTGTCGTGTTTCATCCCAGCGAAAGCCACTGTGGTCCAAAAGAGTTTTCAGAGCATTGTATTGCATCCGCAATTTCCGGTACCGGTTTCTAAGAGCCTCCTTATCCAATTCCATTCCAAACTTTACATTGAACAATGCAAGCATTTGAACCCATGCTTCTTTCCTAAATGCATTGCCAACCTTATACCCTCTGTTAACTTGATCCATCATCAATTCAATGAAATAACGGTCCATTGGTGGTGTCCAATTAGTCTTCATATGATCATTAGTAGGAGGATCTTGGTCATCTATTCCTTCAAACTGAGAAGACCTATATCAATACAAGGAAACATGACAAAATTGGAACACATGTTTCCAAACTAGGGAATGCAAACACCAAACTAGCAGATAAATATTAACTGAAGAAAAACGAGAAGAAGACAGCCTGGTAACTTTTCAATTTGGCATCACCTTACCACACCTGGATCTCCATGGGAAGCAGACACAGCTAGAGATTGTAAACCTCCCAGTTCCCCAGCAACCTTCACTGCTGTACTGCTGTCGAGGTTCGCATCATGCACTAAGCGGTTGACTGTTCCATTAGCGGTTTCATTTCCATAGATGATGCAGAGGTCTTTATAGTTTAGGACAGTCTTCGTTCTGTATGATCGTGCTTCAGGATGAATCtacatgaatcataaatggaaaatgaaaatacaCAGCAGGTAAGTCACAATACATAGTATGCAAGTCACATAAAATGCATAAATAAGAAACATACCTTCAGATAATCATCCCAAACTTTATCTTCGGCTGTCACCATTTGTCTTGTTTCGTCCCAGAGGAACTGATCATGGTCAAGAAGGGTTTTGATAGCATTGTATCGCAGCCTCAACTTTTTGTGGCGATTCCTCAATACCTCCTTGTCCAACTGGAAGCCAAATTTTGTATTGAACAATGCAACCATGTCTTCCCATGCTTTTTTGCGAAATATATTACCATTCTTGTAGCCTTTATGCACTTGCTCAATCATTATGTCAATAAAATAACGGTCCATTGTTGGTGTCCAATTAGTCCTTGAACGTTCACTACTAGTGGGGAATTGAGTATCCATTCCATCAACAAATTGGGATGACCTAGCAACAATGCAACTAAAATTGGGATGACCTAGCAACAATGCAACTATTACACCATGTAATGAAGACATAAATACAAAAGCCACTCGATTCAATTAAATTACAATGTTTATGGAAAGAGCAAGAGAACTTTGTAGCTTCAGTTTGCCTATACCTCACCACACATTGATCTTTATGGCCAGATGAGATAGGCACCAAATGCAGACTTTTGATTGCCACACCTGTCTTCATAACAGGGGTGTTGTAAATGGTCTTCACATCCTGCCCTGAAACCTCGTATCTTCCATCATTAGTTTCGCTTCCAAAGATTGCACACAAATCACTGTAGTTCGGGAATGATTTTCTCCTGTATGGTTGTACTTCAGGGTGTGCCTACATGTATCATTTCTTAGCCATGGGATCTAACAAGAAAAgtgtaacaactatcaaaactGAATGAACAAGAAAGGCACCTTGAGATACTCATTCCAGAAACGATCATCCGCAGTGACCATTTTCCGTGTCTCATCCCAGTGGAACCCATTCTGGTCGAGAAGAGTTTTCAGAGCATTATGTTGTAGCCTCAACTTTTTTGATCGATTTCGTAGAATCTCCTTATCCACTTGCAACCCAACAAATTTTCTATTGAATGAAGCAACCATATCATCCCATGCTTTTCTGTGAAACGTATTGCGAATCTTATAACCATTACGCACTTGTTCTAGCATGATGTCAATAAAATAGAGGTTCATTGCTGGTGTCCATATAGTTCTAAGGCGATCACTACTGGCTGGGGGTTGGTTATCTTTTCCTTCTACAAACAGAGAAGGACAACAAAAGCAACAGATAAAAGTACTCAGTAAACAAAAAAAGCCATGCTTCAGACATAAATGATATCGGTAATACCAGCCACCAGAGTCAACATATTCCTTATTCAGAATTTCACAGAAAGGACAAGTTTCTATAAGGGACAAAAAAGTAGGATGAGAAACAAGTCAAACTGGATCAAAGCATGTAGAACTAAATCAGTATCCccttctaaataaataaaacaaacaaaagatttATAATAAAGAGATCAGACAACCCCAAAAAGAAAGGTCCTAAGCACAGTAACCAAGTTGCAAAACAGAACCACAAGCCCAGAGAGAGGTTTGTGTAGTGTGCATAGTACAAAAATAGTTTGCTGTAGTGTGCACAGAACAACCAACTTTGCTCTACCACCCACCTTATAATCTGCCTAGGAATGGCtgtaaaacacaaaaatagtTTCACTTTTTCCAAATTACACCATATGAAAGTGTTCAATCACATTGGCTTGTTTTCTGAATCCGGCGGTTTGATTCCAGTTTATAGGCAGTTCTATACCCAGACTGAACAAAACAAGAAGGTGGTTCCGGTCTAATGGTTTGACCATCTGGTAAGGTTTTAACAACTATGGTCGGCTCAAATTTAATAGTACTTGCATGAGAAATGGTTTGTAGGATTTGGTTAATTTGATAGTCAACATGCCATTAAGCATAGACATGTTACAggccattaccaaaaaaaaaaaaaaaagacatgttaCAGGCCCCAATAATGTAAGTTAAGTTCACCCTAGGTAAACGAACCCCAATATCAAACAAATCACAACCAAAGCACAAATCCGATCACAGAATAAAGATAAGAACTCCAGAAAATTCTGCACAATAGGGCTGAATCGATTGTGGTCTTAGATCGTCCAAGGTAGAGC
This window encodes:
- the LOC122081790 gene encoding uncharacterized protein LOC122081790 isoform X4, whose protein sequence is MEPSTMQPAVSLASSDQNDEVDKKVAPTVLQELLLASNEQSHKVEQVKGDDNSVRADEGRLLNGCTLETFSKGIKPEIEPSTTQHELFLACDNQNDKVEQFGNGVDTSMTDGCTPESKTEMEHQVEFSTVQQEVLLQTDDQDDKDDLVGIADDTVITDEGCWPNDHTPESRTEGKDNQPPASSDRLRTIWTPAMNLYFIDIMLEQVRNGYKIRNTFHRKAWDDMVASFNRKFVGLQVDKEILRNRSKKLRLQHNALKTLLDQNGFHWDETRKMVTADDRFWNEYLKAHPEVQPYRRKSFPNYSDLCAIFGSETNDGRYEVSGQDVKTIYNTPVMKTGVAIKSLHLVPISSGHKDQCVVSCIVARSSQFVDGMDTQFPTSSERSRTNWTPTMDRYFIDIMIEQVHKGYKNGNIFRKKAWEDMVALFNTKFGFQLDKEVLRNRHKKLRLRYNAIKTLLDHDQFLWDETRQMVTAEDKVWDDYLKIHPEARSYRTKTVLNYKDLCIIYGNETANGTVNRLVHDANLDSSTAVKVAGELGGLQSLAVSASHGDPGVVRSSQFEGIDDQDPPTNDHMKTNWTPPMDRYFIELMMDQVNRGYKVGNAFRKEAWVQMLALFNVKFGMELDKEALRNRYRKLRMQYNALKTLLDHSGFRWDETRQMVTADDNVWDNYLKARPEARSYRTKTVPNYNDLCVIYGHPTTDGRHRCSGHEVDLKYMPGMEIEVWEEPISPTSVGHGDPLIDTQESSSQSDEAVDISNQQNKRPFALPSTLGHSRKMQRCSDQRMVDALREMAIAVTSLANKKENDSPNTIQNVVNALKAIPDIDEDLFLDACDLLENEQKAKMFLALDVTIRKKWLMRKLRP
- the LOC122081790 gene encoding uncharacterized protein LOC122081790 isoform X3, giving the protein MHLTEGRKKNMHPSDCIGKEQQMEPSTMQPAVSLASSDQNDEVDKKVAPTVLQELLLASNEQSHKVEQVKGDDNSVRADEGRLLNGCTLETFSKGIKPEIEPSTTQHELFLACDNQNDKVEQFGNGVDTSMTDGCTPESKTEMEHQVEFSTVQQEVLLQTDDQDDKDDLVGIADDTVITDEGCWPNDHTPESRTEGKDNQPPASSDRLRTIWTPAMNLYFIDIMLEQVRNGYKIRNTFHRKAWDDMVASFNRKFVGLQVDKEILRNRSKKLRLQHNALKTLLDQNGFHWDETRKMVTADDRFWNEYLKAHPEVQPYRRKSFPNYSDLCAIFGSETNDGRYEVSGQDVKTIYNTPVMKTGVAIKSLHLVPISSGHKDQCVVSCIVARSSQFVDGMDTQFPTSSERSRTNWTPTMDRYFIDIMIEQVHKGYKNGNIFRKKAWEDMVALFNTKFGFQLDKEVLRNRHKKLRLRYNAIKTLLDHDQFLWDETRQMVTAEDKVWDDYLKIHPEARSYRTKTVLNYKDLCIIYGNETANGTVNRLVHDANLDSSTAVKVAGELGGLQSLAVSASHGDPGVFEGIDDQDPPTNDHMKTNWTPPMDRYFIELMMDQVNRGYKVGNAFRKEAWVQMLALFNVKFGMELDKEALRNRYRKLRMQYNALKTLLDHSGFRWDETRQMVTADDNVWDNYLKARPEARSYRTKTVPNYNDLCVIYGHPTTDGRHRCSGHEVDLKYMPGMEIEVWEEPISPTSVGHGDPLIDTQESSSQSDEAVDISNQQNKRPFALPSTLGHSRKMQRCSDQRMVDALREMAIAVTSLANKKENDSPNTIQNVVNALKAIPDIDEDLFLDACDLLENEQKAKMFLALDVTIRKKWLMRKLRP
- the LOC122081790 gene encoding L10-interacting MYB domain-containing protein-like isoform X6, which codes for MEHQVEFSTVQQEVLLQTDDQDDKDDLVGIADDTVITDEGCWPNDHTPESRTEGKDNQPPASSDRLRTIWTPAMNLYFIDIMLEQVRNGYKIRNTFHRKAWDDMVASFNRKFVGLQVDKEILRNRSKKLRLQHNALKTLLDQNGFHWDETRKMVTADDRFWNEYLKAHPEVQPYRRKSFPNYSDLCAIFGSETNDGRYEVSGQDVKTIYNTPVMKTGVAIKSLHLVPISSGHKDQCVVSCIVARSSQFVDGMDTQFPTSSERSRTNWTPTMDRYFIDIMIEQVHKGYKNGNIFRKKAWEDMVALFNTKFGFQLDKEVLRNRHKKLRLRYNAIKTLLDHDQFLWDETRQMVTAEDKVWDDYLKIHPEARSYRTKTVLNYKDLCIIYGNETANGTVNRLVHDANLDSSTAVKVAGELGGLQSLAVSASHGDPGVVRSSQFEGIDDQDPPTNDHMKTNWTPPMDRYFIELMMDQVNRGYKVGNAFRKEAWVQMLALFNVKFGMELDKEALRNRYRKLRMQYNALKTLLDHSGFRWDETRQMVTADDNVWDNYLKARPEARSYRTKTVPNYNDLCVIYGHPTTDGRHRCSGHEVDLKYMPGMEIEVWEEPISPTSVGHGDPLIDTQESSSQSDEAVDISNQQNKRPFALPSTLGHSRKMQRCSDQRMVDALREMAIAVTSLANKKENDSPNTIQNVVNALKAIPDIDEDLFLDACDLLENEQKAKMFLALDVTIRKKWLMRKLRP
- the LOC122081790 gene encoding L10-interacting MYB domain-containing protein-like isoform X5; translated protein: MHLTEGRKKNMHPSDCIGKEQQMEPSTMQPAVSLASSDQNDEVDKKVAPTVLQELLLASNEQSHKVEQVKGDDNSVRADEGRLLNGCTLETFSKGIKPEIEPSTTQHELFLACDNQNDKVEQFGNGVDTSMTDGCTPESKTEGKDNQPPASSDRLRTIWTPAMNLYFIDIMLEQVRNGYKIRNTFHRKAWDDMVASFNRKFVGLQVDKEILRNRSKKLRLQHNALKTLLDQNGFHWDETRKMVTADDRFWNEYLKAHPEVQPYRRKSFPNYSDLCAIFGSETNDGRYEVSGQDVKTIYNTPVMKTGVAIKSLHLVPISSGHKDQCVVSCIVARSSQFVDGMDTQFPTSSERSRTNWTPTMDRYFIDIMIEQVHKGYKNGNIFRKKAWEDMVALFNTKFGFQLDKEVLRNRHKKLRLRYNAIKTLLDHDQFLWDETRQMVTAEDKVWDDYLKIHPEARSYRTKTVLNYKDLCIIYGNETANGTVNRLVHDANLDSSTAVKVAGELGGLQSLAVSASHGDPGVVRSSQFEGIDDQDPPTNDHMKTNWTPPMDRYFIELMMDQVNRGYKVGNAFRKEAWVQMLALFNVKFGMELDKEALRNRYRKLRMQYNALKTLLDHSGFRWDETRQMVTADDNVWDNYLKARPEARSYRTKTVPNYNDLCVIYGHPTTDGRHRCSGHEVDLKYMPGMEIEVWEEPISPTSVGHGDPLIDTQESSSQSDEAVDISNQQNKRPFALPSTLGHSRKMQRCSDQRMVDALREMAIAVTSLANKKENDSPNTIQNVVNALKAIPDIDEDLFLDACDLLENEQKAKMFLALDVTIRKKWLMRKLRP
- the LOC122081790 gene encoding uncharacterized protein LOC122081790 isoform X1 — translated: MHLTEGRKKNMHPSDCIGKEQQMEPSTMQPAVSLASSDQNDEVDKKVAPTVLQELLLASNEQSHKVEQVKGDDNSVRADEGRLLNGCTLETFSKGIKPEIEPSTTQHELFLACDNQNDKVEQFGNGVDTSMTDGCTPESKTEMEHQVEFSTVQQEVLLQTDDQDDKDDLVGIADDTVITDEGCWPNDHTPESRTEGKDNQPPASSDRLRTIWTPAMNLYFIDIMLEQVRNGYKIRNTFHRKAWDDMVASFNRKFVGLQVDKEILRNRSKKLRLQHNALKTLLDQNGFHWDETRKMVTADDRFWNEYLKAHPEVQPYRRKSFPNYSDLCAIFGSETNDGRYEVSGQDVKTIYNTPVMKTGVAIKSLHLVPISSGHKDQCVVSCIVARSSQFVDGMDTQFPTSSERSRTNWTPTMDRYFIDIMIEQVHKGYKNGNIFRKKAWEDMVALFNTKFGFQLDKEVLRNRHKKLRLRYNAIKTLLDHDQFLWDETRQMVTAEDKVWDDYLKIHPEARSYRTKTVLNYKDLCIIYGNETANGTVNRLVHDANLDSSTAVKVAGELGGLQSLAVSASHGDPGVVRSSQFEGIDDQDPPTNDHMKTNWTPPMDRYFIELMMDQVNRGYKVGNAFRKEAWVQMLALFNVKFGMELDKEALRNRYRKLRMQYNALKTLLDHSGFRWDETRQMVTADDNVWDNYLKARPEARSYRTKTVPNYNDLCVIYGHPTTDGRHRCSGHEVDLKYMPGMEIEVWEEPISPTSVGHGDPLIDTQESSSQSDEAVDISNQQNKRPFALPSTLGHSRKMQRCSDQRMVDALREMAIAVTSLANKKENDSPNTIQNVVNALKAIPDIDEDLFLDACDLLENEQKAKMFLALDVTIRKKWLMRKLRP
- the LOC122081790 gene encoding uncharacterized protein LOC122081790 isoform X2, whose product is MHLTEGRKKNMHPSDCIGKEQQMEPSTMQPAVSLASSDQNDEVDKKVAPTVLQELLLASNEQSHKVEQVKGDDNSVRADEGRLLNGCTLETFSKGIKPEIEPSTTQHELFLACDNQNDKVEQFGNGVDTSMTDGCTPESKTEMEHQVEFSTVQQEVLLQTDDQDDKDDLVGIADDTVITDEGCWPNDHTPESRTEGKDNQPPASSDRLRTIWTPAMNLYFIDIMLEQVRNGYKIRNTFHRKAWDDMVASFNRKFVGLQVDKEILRNRSKKLRLQHNALKTLLDQNGFHWDETRKMVTADDRFWNEYLKAHPEVQPYRRKSFPNYSDLCAIFGSETNDGRYEVSGQDVKTIYNTPVMKTGVAIKSLHLVPISSGHKDQCVVRSSQFVDGMDTQFPTSSERSRTNWTPTMDRYFIDIMIEQVHKGYKNGNIFRKKAWEDMVALFNTKFGFQLDKEVLRNRHKKLRLRYNAIKTLLDHDQFLWDETRQMVTAEDKVWDDYLKIHPEARSYRTKTVLNYKDLCIIYGNETANGTVNRLVHDANLDSSTAVKVAGELGGLQSLAVSASHGDPGVVRSSQFEGIDDQDPPTNDHMKTNWTPPMDRYFIELMMDQVNRGYKVGNAFRKEAWVQMLALFNVKFGMELDKEALRNRYRKLRMQYNALKTLLDHSGFRWDETRQMVTADDNVWDNYLKARPEARSYRTKTVPNYNDLCVIYGHPTTDGRHRCSGHEVDLKYMPGMEIEVWEEPISPTSVGHGDPLIDTQESSSQSDEAVDISNQQNKRPFALPSTLGHSRKMQRCSDQRMVDALREMAIAVTSLANKKENDSPNTIQNVVNALKAIPDIDEDLFLDACDLLENEQKAKMFLALDVTIRKKWLMRKLRP